The following proteins are encoded in a genomic region of Zea mays cultivar B73 chromosome 9, Zm-B73-REFERENCE-NAM-5.0, whole genome shotgun sequence:
- the LOC103638047 gene encoding rRNA-processing protein FCF1 homolog: protein MGKAKSKGPKFAAVKKIITKKTINKYKEDVLNHKKKDVDKEKLGRNVPQVSSALFFSYNTALGPPYRVIVDTNFINFSIQNKLDLEKGMMDCLYAKCTPCITDCVMAELEKLGQKYRVALRIAKDPRFQILACTHKGTYADDCIVERVTQHKCYIVATCDRDLKRRIRKVPGVPIMYITRHRYSIERLPEATIGGAPRI, encoded by the exons ATGGGGAAGGCAAAGAGCAAGGGCCCTAAATTCGCGGCGGTGAAGAAGATTATCACCAAGAAAACCATCAATAA GTACAAGGAGGATGTGCTgaaccacaagaagaaggacgtggACAAGGAGAAACTCGGCCGGAATGT GCCGCAGGTTTCGTCGGCGTTGTTCTTCAGCTACAACACAGCATTGGGGCCGCCGTATCGGGTGATTGTGGATACCAACTTCATCAATTTCTCGATACAGAATAAG CTGGATTTGGAGAAGGGAATGATGGATTGCCTTTATGCAAAAT GTACCCCATGTATCACGGACTGTGTTATGGCTGAGCTTGAAAAGCTGGGGCAGAAGTATCGTGTGGCCTTGAG AATTGCCAAGGACCCTAGGTTCCAAATATTAGCATGCACACACAAGGGAACCTATGCTGATGACTGCATTGTGGAGAGGGTCACTCAG CACAAATGCTACATAGTTGCTACTTGTGATAGAGATTTGAAAAGGAGGATAAGAAAG GTTCCTGGTGTTCCAATCATGTACATCACAAGACATAGGTATTCGATAGAACGGCTCCCTGAGGCCACAATTGGTGGAG CACCAAGAATCTGA
- the LOC103639790 gene encoding uncharacterized protein, which produces MLAPPVPEMSMETEHGGHEEESAMLPCVAFASEHGYKFFSLAHMRMLNSVDVRPMPPVLGRRLVPSPYGGMVLATDVCYRHPCHLVDPFTGSRAPLPDLPIPFSEKEPVGCLSDEPRLRCARVTDDGLAWDWSRRGVMVARGDMAFFCEHGGERWMPVHQSKLGSPMTVNYRGGLFFVLELRTLKTTIIDAGTLQARTKIPAPPGFGDVDYAYLAPSTDDAILLVHRAGDSDGVVFTKAYCARHRDSQRPPRWRPVLDIGDRAVFVDGAHGFTVTADPTGAKANRVYVILAHQLTHPCGRLAVAYDVGFTDLTRLERMGRLNLNTGEVEPMWGRPHWIIPRNESGRR; this is translated from the coding sequence ATGCTCGCGCCGCCTGTACCTGAGATGAGCATGGAGACGGAGCATGGTGGCCACGAAGAGGAATCGGCGATGCTCCCGTGCGTCGCGTTCGCATCGGAGCACGGTTACAAGTTCTTCTCCCTCGCCCACATGCGCATGCTTAACAGCGTCGACGTGCGGCCAATGCCTCCGGTGCTCGGCCGCCGGCTCGTGCCGTCTCCGTACGGCGGGATGGTGCTAGCCACGGATGTGTGCTACAGGCACCCGTGCCACCTCGTCGACCCCTTCACCGGCTCGCGCGCACCGCTGCCGGACCTGCCCATCCCCTTCTCGGAGAAGGAGCCGGTCGGGTGTCTCAGCGACGAGCCACGTCTGCGCTGCGCGCGCGTCACCGACGACGGGTTGGCGTGGGACTGGTCCCGGCGAGGCGTCATGGTGGCCCGCGGCGACATGGCCTTCTTCTGCGAGCACGGCGGCGAGCGGTGGATGCCGGTGCACCAGTCAAAGCTCGGCTCGCCCATGACCGTCAACTACCGCGGTGGGCTCTTCTTCGTCCTCGAGCTGCGCACGCTGAAAACTACAATCATCGACGCCGGCACGCTGCAGGCCCGCACGAAGATCCCTGCGCCGCCGGGCTTCGGCGACGTCGACTACGCCTACCTAGCGCCATCTACGGACGACGCGATCCTCCTGGTGCACCGCGCCGGGGACAGCGACGGCGTGGTCTTTACCAAAGCGTACTGCGCGCGGCACAGGGACAGCCAGAGGCCGCCGAGGTGGAGGCCAGTGCTCGACATCGGTGACCGCGCGGTGTTCGTCGACGGCGCGCATGGGTTCACAGTCACCGCCGACCCGACGGGAGCGAAGGCGAACCGCGTGTACGTGATCCTTGCCCATCAGCTGACGCACCCATGTGGGCGTCTGGCCGTCGCATACGACGTCGGCTTCACAGACCTTACGAGGCTAGAGCGCATGGGGCGGCTGAATCTAAACACCGGCGAGGTTGAGCCAATGTGGGGCCGTCCGCACTGGATCATACCTAGGAATGAATCGGGTCGTCGTTAA